One Chryseobacterium sp. StRB126 genomic region harbors:
- a CDS encoding proline dehydrogenase family protein — MPIFNDTKVAFADKTDAQLRKAYWMFKMIEQPALTSLGTSVLNFTVHNNFPFVTGIVKSTLFEQFCGGETREESMKVVKQLFKRGVGSIFDYSIEGKEDEETFDAVCKEIKDIVRFSVGNPAIPFIVFKPTAFGSIDLYEAVGKGAELTTSQKEEWERVVRRFDEVCALCYENDKKVMVDAEETWMQDSADQLCEEMMEKYNQEKPIVWNTIQMYRTGRLEYMEANLKRAREKNYFIGYKIVRGAYMEKERARAAEKGYADPIQPTKEASDKNYNAGIDFVMNHLDKVSAFFGTHNEISSELIMDKMKAKSLENGNPHVYFGQLYGMSDNISFYLSDKGYNVAKYLPYGPVKDVVPYLTRRAQENTSVAGQTGRELGLIKKELERRKKQ; from the coding sequence ATGCCCATTTTTAATGATACTAAAGTTGCATTTGCAGATAAGACAGATGCACAGTTGAGAAAGGCTTACTGGATGTTTAAAATGATTGAACAGCCCGCTCTTACCAGCCTTGGAACATCCGTTCTTAATTTTACAGTACATAACAACTTTCCATTCGTTACCGGAATTGTAAAAAGCACTTTGTTTGAGCAATTCTGTGGTGGAGAAACCCGTGAGGAAAGTATGAAGGTTGTAAAACAGCTTTTCAAAAGAGGAGTTGGAAGTATTTTTGATTATTCCATTGAGGGGAAAGAAGATGAAGAAACTTTTGATGCAGTATGTAAAGAGATTAAAGATATCGTGAGGTTTTCTGTAGGGAATCCAGCGATCCCTTTTATCGTATTCAAGCCTACAGCATTTGGAAGTATAGATTTGTATGAAGCAGTTGGAAAAGGGGCAGAGCTTACAACCAGCCAGAAGGAAGAATGGGAGAGAGTAGTAAGAAGATTTGATGAAGTATGTGCTCTTTGCTATGAAAATGACAAAAAAGTAATGGTGGATGCCGAAGAAACCTGGATGCAGGATTCCGCAGACCAACTTTGTGAAGAAATGATGGAGAAATATAACCAAGAGAAACCTATCGTTTGGAACACCATTCAGATGTACAGAACGGGAAGGCTTGAATATATGGAAGCAAACCTTAAGAGAGCAAGAGAAAAGAACTATTTTATCGGTTATAAGATTGTTCGTGGAGCTTATATGGAGAAAGAAAGAGCCAGAGCAGCTGAAAAAGGATATGCAGATCCAATTCAGCCTACTAAAGAAGCTTCAGATAAGAACTATAATGCCGGAATTGACTTTGTGATGAACCATTTGGATAAAGTATCCGCGTTCTTTGGAACTCACAACGAAATCTCTTCTGAATTGATTATGGATAAAATGAAAGCCAAATCTTTGGAAAATGGTAATCCACACGTTTATTTTGGACAGCTTTACGGGATGAGTGATAATATTTCCTTCTACCTGTCTGATAAAGGTTATAATGTGGCTAAATATCTTCCGTATGGACCTGTAAAGGATGTTGTGCCGTATCTTACAAGAAGAGCCCAGGAAAACACCTCTGTAGCCGGACAGACCGGAAGAGAGCTTGGACTTATCAAAAAAGAACTGGAAAGAAGAAAAAAACAATAA